The following coding sequences lie in one Capsicum annuum cultivar UCD-10X-F1 chromosome 5, UCD10Xv1.1, whole genome shotgun sequence genomic window:
- the LOC124898459 gene encoding uncharacterized protein LOC124898459, giving the protein MKAILGSQVAWDIADKGYTKPTIEETLSQNEKDVLIKTRKKDQQALTLIHQCLDDGMFEKVTDATTSKKVWEILQNSFQGVDKVKKVKLQTLRADFEVLKIKESKSILDFWSRVMAVVNQLRRYREEVDDASFKDFGGEKSYRGNRQWRGRGCHEGRGRERSYINKFNNEDKNHQIFRGRGRGQRRGRERGAYQGTNEIRYDKSKIECYNYHKFGYYSWKCCSNVEEKANLVDNNKDEDESTLLMTLTKDDTDDYNSWNLDNEASTHMCGYEAKFVEIKKTTRGNVSFGDTSKIQFEEIGMILIPVKMVITN; this is encoded by the exons ATGAAAGCCATTCTTGGATCTCAAGTTGCTTGGGACATTGCAGACAAAGGATATACGAAACCCACCATTGAGGAGACTCTGTCTCAAAATGAAAAAGATGTCTTGATTAAGACAAGGAAGAAAGATCAACAGGCCCTCACTCTCATCCACCAATGTCTGGATGATGGCATGTTTGAGAAGGTGACTGATGCAACCACCTCGAAGAAAGTTTGGGAGATTTTACAAAATTCTTTCCAAGGAGTTGATAAGGTGAAGAAGGTAAAACTTCAAACTCTAAGGGCTgattttgaagttttaaaaataaaagaatccaAATCTATTTTGGATTTCTGGTCAAGAGTGATGGCTGTTGTGAATCAACTAAGAAGGTACCGGGAGGAAGTAGATGAT GCATCCTTCAAAGATTTTGGAGGTGAAAAAAGTTACAGAGGAAATAGACAATGGAGAGGCCGTGGCTGCCATGAAGGTCGTGGAAGAGAAAGGAGTTATATCAATAAATTCAACAATGAAGATAAAAACCACCAAATATTCAGAGGTCGTGGTCGTGGACAACGAAGAGGGAGAGAACGTGGAGCTTATCAAGGTACCAATGAAATAAGGTATGACAAATCTAAAATTGAGTGCTACAACTATCATAAATTTGGATATTACTCTTGGAAATGTTGTAGTAATGTTGAAGAAAAAGCTAACCTTGTTGACAACAACAAAGACGAAGAcgagtcaacattgttaatgacaCTCACAAAAGATGATACAGATGATTACAATTCATGGAATCTTGATAATGAAGCAAGCACTCATATGTGTGGATACGAAGCCAAGTTTGTGGAGATCAAGAAGACGACGAGAGGTAATGTATCTTTTGGAGATACCTCAAAGATTCAATTTGAAGAaataggtatgattttgattcctgTAAAAATGGTGATCACAAATTGA